The following proteins are co-located in the Macrobrachium rosenbergii isolate ZJJX-2024 chromosome 28, ASM4041242v1, whole genome shotgun sequence genome:
- the LOC136854138 gene encoding armadillo repeat-containing protein 7: MYIMFSSYERLQKRSGKKGVDRFQYLKELIEEFSTTESSDAKEQVLANLANFSYDPINYQWLRRLKVIDIFLHQLSEGTLPLRRFAAAGICNLCLDFENKSYILQNGGVQLLTECLVSEDESLVLSSITSLMFLVTPQSKSEITSDKVVKLISVKAEGNNPRITNLAKIFLSDYHYPVKEGDPTKTEI, translated from the exons ATGTACATTATGTTCAGCAGCTATGAGAGGCTACAGAAGCGATCTGGGAAGAAGGGAGTTGATAGGTTTCAGTATCTAAAGGAGCTCATAGAGGAATTTTCTACCACAGAAAGCTCTG atgcTAAAGAACAAGTTCTTGCTAATTTAGCAAACTTTTCATATGATCCCATCAACTATCAGTGGCTGCGAAGACTTaaagtaattgatatttttctaCACCAGCTCTCTGAAGGAACACTACCTCTGCGTAGATTTGCTGCTGCTGGTATTTGTAATTTGTGTTTGG attttgaaaataaatcctaCATCCTCCAGAATGGGGGTGTACAACTGTTGACTGAATGTTTGGTGTCAGAGGATGAATCATTAGTTCTCTCATCCATTACCTCATTGATGTTCCTTGTCACACCTCAGTCTAAGTCGG agaTCACAAGTGATAAAGTTGTAAAACTAATCTCAGTTAAGGCAGAGGGAAACAATCCTCGCATCACAAACCTTGCCAAGATATTTTTGTCTGATTATCATTATCCAGTAAAGGAGGGTGATCCAACCAAAACTGAAATTTAG
- the Impbeta11 gene encoding importin-11: MSGGKELVLETLRLATSQDAEVLRPAEERLQEWETEPGFYSTLVEIFSEHSIEVNVRWLGVLYFKNGVDRYWRKTAPKAISEEEKARIRCGLLHNLREPVPQVATQLAVLIAKIARVDCPREWPDLLPALFEAVKSDDQLVQHRTLLNLHHVIKQLASKRLAADRRTFQELTSQMFTFLLELWRSQTEAFLAAVGQNMEVMVPCLERSHLALKILRKLLIHGFKKPHESQDAITLLESVFDRIKILLTFRKQHESNDHVKTISEKYVVLLTKVLLDMLENFPFSYLQFIKPSLELTTYYVFTPAGDGLLFERFTVQCLNLIKAILLCPEYKPCKVVEDTKDPQTLEAFRIKSQFFDNSVLAGMCHKLISHYFLLTQSDLEVWDSDPEGFCMDVEGGESWKYSLRPCTETLFVSLFHEYRNALTPVLMEMVRSSHSPVDPRDYHGILQKDAVYNAVGLAAFELFDDIDFDQWFTSSLINELKVKDSNYRIIRRRVIWLIGQWTSVKFSPEHRPTLYEACIHLLSTEEDFVVRLSAAMTLMHSVDDFEFDPQQFMPYLPTIFGLLFNLLKEAHECDTKMQVLHVMSFMIEVVGVGIQPHAAPLAQYLPGLWKESVDHNMLRCAILTTLVHMVTGLMRESEGLHDFLINIIRISTDVREDCHVYLLEDGLMLWLTTLENTAHPHESLLQLFDNMLPLLELSTENLRLCLQITTAYTLLCPQQFFTKYGSRLIECFNSMLKDMKSEGIVLVLRSVEMMLRVQPVEGSTLIQPLLPSVMKVVAEGDQYPMVMSMYLSVVARLVLYAEHIFTWAVNQTAADQSKTPDAVLEQIVNVWSEKLSLVSPEERRKLCGLGLAYLCGSGWSPVLKVWPAAVTAVAEVVFDVTMEDSTDDKLVVNGGRLGSPEVYELETEHVLRRQAVAQEDPVHTTSLRVFLGQQMKRLQQSTDATTIMTLAQDLEDNCKNLLEEVTVAS; this comes from the exons atgagtgGTGGAAAAGAACTTGTATTGGAAACCCTAAGGTTAGCAACCAGTCAGGATGCAGAAGTGTTAAGACCAGCTGAGGAACGCCTTCAGGAATGGGAAACTGAACCAGGATTTTACTCCACTCTTGTTGAG ATATTTTCAGAGCACTCCATAGAAGTCAATGTTCGTTGGTTGGGTGTGCTCTACTTCAAGAATGGGGTAGACAGATACTGGCGAAAGACTGCACCTAAAGCCATAAGTGAAGAGGAAAAG GCTCGGATTCGCTGTGGATTACTTCATAACCTTAGGGAACCAGTACCACAGGTAGCCACTCAATTAGCTGTTCTTATAGCAAAGATTGCCAGAGTTGATTGCCCAAGGGAATGGCCTGATCTGCTCCCAGCTTTATTTGAAGCTGTGAAAAGTGATGACCAGCTTGTTCAACACAGAACACTTCTTAACTTACACCATGTTATTAAGCAGCTTGCATCAAAGAGGCTGGCTGCTGACAGACGAACATTTCAA GAATTAACAAGTCAGATGTTTACATTCCTCCTTGAACTATGGCGATCACAGACAGAAGCCTTTTTAGCAGCTGTGGGGCAAAATATGGAAGTTATGGTGCCGTGTCTTGAACGTTCACACCTTGCTCTCAAGATCTTGCGCAAACTTCTTATTCATGGTTTCAAGAAGCCCCATGAAAGTCAGGATGCTATTACTCTACTGGAGTCTGTATTTGACCGCATCAAGATTCTTTTAACTTTTAGAAAGCAGCATGAAAGCAATGATCATGTAAAgacaatatctgaaaaatatgTTGTGCTTTTAACCAAAGTTCTTCTGGACATGttggaaaattttccattttcatatttgcagTTCATAAAACCCAGTCTTGAATTAACAACATATTATGTTTTCACTCCGGCTGGTGATGGACTACTTTTCGAAAGGTTTACAGTGCAGTGTTTGAATTTGATTAAAGCTATCCTCCTGTGTCCAGAGTATAAGCCATGTAAGGTTGTGGAAGATACCAAAGATCCTCAGACTTTGGAAGCCTTCAGGATAAAGTCCCAGTTCTTTGACAATTCTGTGTTGGCAGGGATGTGTCATAAGCTCATTTCCCATTATTTCCTTCTCACACAAAGTGACTTGGAAGTCTGGGATTCTGATCCCGAAGGATTCTGTATGGATGTGGAAGGAGGGGAGTCATGGAAATACAGTCTCAGACCCTGTACAGAAACGCTGTTTGTCTCCCTCTTCCACGAATACAGGAATGCTCTGACACCAGTGTTGATGGAGATGGTAAGGTCATCCCACAGCCCAGTTGATCCAAGGGACTATCATGGAATACTCCAAAAAGATGCAGTGTATAATGCAGTTGGCTTAGCAGCTTTTGAACTTTTCGATGATATTGACTTTGATCAGTGGTTCACATCTTCCCTGATTAATGAGCTGAAAGTGAAGGACTCAAATTATCGCATAATTCGACGGCGTGTTATATGGTTGATTGGTCAGTGGACAAGTGTGAAATTTTCTCCAGAGCATCGTCCAACTTTATATGAAGCTTGCATTCACCTGCTGTCTACTGAAGAGGACTTTGTCGTGAGACTCAGTGCTGCCATGACTCTTATGCATTCAGTAGATGATTTTGAGTTTGACCCACAGCAGTTTATGCCTTACCTACCTACTATATTTGGCTTACTTTTCAATCTTCTGAAAGAAGCCCATGAATGTGATACAAAAATGCAG GTGTTGCATGTAATGTCATTCATGATTGAGGTAGTAGGAGTTGGAATCCAGCCACATGCTGCTCCTCTTGCCCAGTATTTGCCTGGTCTTTGGAAGGAATCTGTAGATCACAACATGTTGCGTTGTGCTATCCTCACAACATTAGTTCACATGGTAACAGGCCTCATG CGTGAGAGTGAAGGCCTccatgactttttgataaatatcatACGCATATCAACTGATGTACGTGAGGATTGCCACGTATATTTACTTGAGGATGGGCTGATGCTGTGGTTAACAACTCTAGAAAATACTGCCCATCCGCATGAGTCACTCCTTCAGCTCTTTGACAACATGTTGCCACTTCTGGAATTGTCTACTGAAAATCTTCGACTCTGCTTGCAGATCACGACAGCATACACATTGCTGTGTCCTCAGCAGTTCTTCACAAA ATATGGAAGTCGCCTAATTGAATGCTTCAATTCAATGCTGAAAGATATGAAAAGTGAAGGCATAGTACTTGTGTTGCGATCAGTTGAAATGATGCTTCGAGTGCAGCCTGTGGAAGGCTCAACCCTGATCCAACCTCTCCTTCCGAGTGTCATGAAAGTTGTGGCTGAAGGAGACCAGTACCCAATGGTTATGTCTATGTACCTGTCTGTTGTTGCTCGTCTTGTCCTCTATGCAGAACATATATTTACTTGGGCAGTTAATCAG ACTGCTGCTGACCAGTCAAAGACACCGGATGCAGTTCTAGAACAGATTGTCAATGTATGGTCAGAAAAACTATCCCTTGTTTCTCCTGAGGAACGAAGGAAACTTTGTGGTCTTGGATTAGCTTACCTTTGTGGATCTGGCTGGAGTCCAGTACTGAAAGTTTGGCCCGCTGCCGTCACAGCTGTTGCTGAAGTAGTTTTTGATGTTACTATGGAAGATTCCACGGATGATAAACTT GTGGTAAATGGCGGGAGACTTGGTTCTCCAGAGGTTTACGAGCTTGAAACGGAGCATGTTTTGAGACGTCAAGCAGTAGCACAAGAAGATCCTGTTCACACTACATCATTGCGTGTTTTTCTTGGCCAACAGATGAAACGACTTCAGCAGAGCACTGATGCAACCACTATCATGACTTTAGCACAAGATTTGGAAGATAATTGTAAAAATCTTCTTGAAGAAGTGACTGTGGCATCATAA